Genomic segment of Candidatus Bathyarchaeota archaeon:
TTCCCATTAAGGTGGCAGAAGAGGGTAAACCCTTCAACCTCAAGGACAGGGGCTGAACAACGTCCTGAACGATATCCTTCCCCTTAGAAGCCTTTTTAGTAGAGAGCTAAAGATCAAGATCGATGCAAACGAGCCGCCCGGACAAGACCAAGTACTTTCTCGACATAGCACTGGCTGTTGCAGCCCGCTCCACCTGCCTTAGAAGGAAGATAGGGGCTGTGATCGTGAAAGATGACACTATAGTGGGCACTGGCTACAACGGGACTGCGAAGGGAGTTATAAACTGTTACCAAGCTGGATGCATAAAGGACGAGCTTAACCTCCCCTCCCAGAGCTCATACGACCTCTGTCCCGCCGTCCACGCCGAAGAGAACGCCATCATAAACTCTAATAGGGTCGACAGGGTTGGGGCAACCCTCTATATAGCCGGGTTAGAGATGGATGGAAGATACACCTCGGCCATTCCCTGCCAGAGGTGCAAGAGGAAGATAATAAACTCGGAGATAGAGGAGGTGGTCATCCTCAAGGAGGATGGAGTGCCGTTGAGGCTCAAGGTAA
This window contains:
- a CDS encoding dCMP deaminase family protein, yielding MQTSRPDKTKYFLDIALAVAARSTCLRRKIGAVIVKDDTIVGTGYNGTAKGVINCYQAGCIKDELNLPSQSSYDLCPAVHAEENAIINSNRVDRVGATLYIAGLEMDGRYTSAIPCQRCKRKIINSEIEEVVILKEDGVPLRLKVKDWAAEDTNWYLGELEKAKKRKDGPH